The DNA region GCTGTCCCCCACGACCAGCGGGCCGCTGACGAGCACCCGCGAGTCCAGCAAAAGCCGGGGGGAAAGCCGCACCGCCCGCACCGCCCGCACGTAGAGGGGCTTTTCCGGGGCCAGAAAGCCGAAGGCCGCCGCGTAGCTGCTGGGCTGGTTGATGGAATCGATCTCCAGCAGCAGCAGCACCTGCACCCCCCGCTCCACCGCAGCCTTGTGCAGGGCGCTGGCGATGGCCGGGTTGTACAGCCCGGGAGCCACCAGCACGATCTGCCGCTGGGCCTGGGCGATGAGCCCCACCACCTCCTCCAGGTGGCTGAGGGTGTTCTTCTCCTGGGCCATCCCCAAGGAGAACAGCCCCAGCAGCAGCACCCATCCCGCCCTCATGAAGCTGCTCCCTCCGGGGTCGAACGGTACTGCACGTAGGCCCCCGCCTCCCACAGCGCCAGGCGGCTGCGCCCCCAGGGGCACTTCTCCGGGACGATGTAGTACAGCCCCCGCCGGTAGCGCAGGTAGCCCAATTGCAGGAAAGCCTGGAGGGTGGCTTCGTCGAGGGGGGCCATCTCCAAGGCCCGACTGAGGATGTAGCGGCGGACCCGCCCCGGATGGCCCTCGGCGGGCACCCCGATCTGCTCGCGGGCCAGGCGCTCCATCCACTCGCTGAAGCGCTGCTGCACCACCTCGGGCGTCAATTCGACCTCCGGTTCGGGCGCAGGGGGAGGGGCCTGGACTTCCTCCGGGGGCGGCGCGGCGGAGAGCAAGCGCCAGGCCTCCTCCAGCCAGCCGTTTTGCAGCGCCTCGCGCAGGTGGGCCTTTTTCCAGGCCGAGACGTACTCGTAAATCCAGGCGATGGGGTTGCCCTGGGAGGCCGGGAACTCCACGGGGTAGCTGCGCAGGCGGATGGGGGGGAAGCCCCGCACCACCGCGATCAGCTCGCCCAGCTCCATGCGCTGCAACTCGTCGATGTTGATCAGCGCGGTACGCTCCTCCTTGACGTTCAGGCTGCGGTTGATCTTTTTCCCCAGGGCCTCCGGCACCTGGGTTTCCCCGATGCTGTACTGCTCGATGGAGACCTCGCCCAGCGTTTCCGACCAGTATTTGGCGTCGTTCTGAGTGAAGGATCCGGGCAGGATCACCGTGGTGCCGATGTTGTTGTCCACCGTGGCCGCCCAGCCGTGCTCGCCGTAGATGTTGATGGCCTGGCTGCGGTTTTGCAGGGCCATGTGCAGGCTGATGTTGCGGCTTCTCAGGGTGGCCAGGTCGTCGTTGAGGTTGGGCAGGAAGCCGAACAGGGCGAACTCGTCGTAGTAGTAGTTGATATGCACCGGCAGCGGGCGGGTCAGGCGCTCGGCCAGGGACAGCATCCGCCCGTCCAGGTAGCGCTTGAAAAAGCGCAGGATGGCCCGTCCCGAGGACCCCCGGATGTACGACTCCGGCAGGACCAGGTGGATCATCCCCGGGGTGAGCAGCACCCGGCTCAGGTCCACCTCCCGCGGCCCCGGGGAGAAGGTCTCCACCGCCGACTCCAGGCGGAAGATGGTCAGGTCCTCCACCAGGCGGTTGATGGCCCCGGAGAAGATCTTCTTGTCGGTCTCCAGGGTGGAGCGAATCTCGTCGGCGGCCTGGGGGCGCCCGTTGAACCACTGCCGCACCCCCTCCATCCCCAGATTGGCCACCTGGTAGACCTCGCGGAAGTTTCGCGCCTCGCGGGGGCCCAGGGAAAGCCCGTAGATGATCCCGGCCAGCAGCAGCCGGGCGTTGGAGATGTAAACCTTGGCCCCGGGGTCCTCCCCCGCCTCCAGGTCGGGGGGGTAGATCAGTCGGGCCACGTCCAGGGCCTGGCCGTAGCCCTTGACCTCGGTCAGCACCGGGATCTGGATGCCGTCGCCCAGCTCGAAGGGGTTGATCACCGTGACCTGGCGGCCAAAGGCCCGGAAATAATCCCGCATGTCCACGTAGGAGTCGTTGGGGTTGGGGTACTTGGTGTCCAGCACCACCGCGATGTTGCCTTCGGCAGCGTCCAGGGCGATGCGCGGGCGGAAACTGCCGACGGTCTTGCCGCCCCCGGTGCCCGCGTAGGTGATCGAATGCACGTCGTTGAGGCGCTTGGTGGGGCGCAGGAACAGCCGCCGCCGGGGGTTGGCGGGGTCCGTCCACACCCCCAGGTATCCGCTCAGGGGCGGATCCCCCCGCAAGGCCGCGTCGATGATCTCCCGGGGACCGCGCCGTTCCACCAGCGGCGCGATGTCCCGCTCGTTGGCCCAGCGCTGGGAGAGGGTGCGCCGGGGGGTGTAGCGCTCCGGTCGGAACAGCCCCGCCAGCCCCAGCGCCAGCACCACCACGAACACCGTGACCGAGGTGTTGTCCAGCACCCCGCTGCCGAGAATCCGCGAGCACCCCGCGTCCTGCTGGCAGCGCCAGTAGAACTCCGCCGGGTTCGTGGCCTTCAGGTAAGCCCCCCACCCGGCCTGCTCCAGCTGGGCCCGCTGGCTTTCCAGTCGGGAGAAGGTGAACGCACCCAACCCCGCTACGCACAGCAGGATCCACAGGATGCCCAAAGCCCGCCGGACGGGAGAAAGCCGTTTGAAGGCGACCTTACCGGAACCGCTCATCAGAACTTTGCGGCGCGGAAACCCCTGCCTTCAGGCATGGGGAGAAGCGCCGCTTCTCCTTTCGGATGATTCGATATACTGTACTTGTGCAGACAATTACGCTCCGCTGCACCCTCAAGCCCACCCCCGAACAGGCGGCGGCGCTGGCTGCTTCGCCGATAGGCGAACATCTTGCGGCCACGGTGCGGTTGTTCGCCCAGGGCTGCAACCACGCCCTGCGGGTGGCTAAGGAGCGGGGAGAATTTCGTCGCTTCCGGCTGCACCGCCTGGTCTACCAGGACCTCCGGGCGATGGGGTTGAGCGCCAACCTCGCAGTGCAGGCCATTGCCCGTGTGGGCAAAAAGAAGGGCAGCCGGGCGAAGTTCTACCAGCCCACCTCCTGTACCTTCGACCAGCGCACCCTCTCGCTGCGGGAGGAGTCGGTTTCTCTTACGACCACGAAGGGAAGGCTGATCATCCCGATGAAGCTGGGCAACTACCAGCGGGGGATGTTGAAGCGGGCCAGGAGCGTGCAGGGCGGGGTGCTGACCCAAGGGCCGAAGGGAAAGTGGTACATCCACCTTATTCTTCGGCTGGAAACTCCCACCCCGCCTACAGGCGGCGGGAGGGTGGTGGGGGTGGACC from Allomeiothermus silvanus DSM 9946 includes:
- a CDS encoding type IV secretory system conjugative DNA transfer family protein yields the protein MSGSGKVAFKRLSPVRRALGILWILLCVAGLGAFTFSRLESQRAQLEQAGWGAYLKATNPAEFYWRCQQDAGCSRILGSGVLDNTSVTVFVVVLALGLAGLFRPERYTPRRTLSQRWANERDIAPLVERRGPREIIDAALRGDPPLSGYLGVWTDPANPRRRLFLRPTKRLNDVHSITYAGTGGGKTVGSFRPRIALDAAEGNIAVVLDTKYPNPNDSYVDMRDYFRAFGRQVTVINPFELGDGIQIPVLTEVKGYGQALDVARLIYPPDLEAGEDPGAKVYISNARLLLAGIIYGLSLGPREARNFREVYQVANLGMEGVRQWFNGRPQAADEIRSTLETDKKIFSGAINRLVEDLTIFRLESAVETFSPGPREVDLSRVLLTPGMIHLVLPESYIRGSSGRAILRFFKRYLDGRMLSLAERLTRPLPVHINYYYDEFALFGFLPNLNDDLATLRSRNISLHMALQNRSQAINIYGEHGWAATVDNNIGTTVILPGSFTQNDAKYWSETLGEVSIEQYSIGETQVPEALGKKINRSLNVKEERTALINIDELQRMELGELIAVVRGFPPIRLRSYPVEFPASQGNPIAWIYEYVSAWKKAHLREALQNGWLEEAWRLLSAAPPPEEVQAPPPAPEPEVELTPEVVQQRFSEWMERLAREQIGVPAEGHPGRVRRYILSRALEMAPLDEATLQAFLQLGYLRYRRGLYYIVPEKCPWGRSRLALWEAGAYVQYRSTPEGAAS